GAAGTTCGGCATCTCCGGCCCCGCCAACACGACATGGAACCGGTGCCCCCGCGCCCACGCTCGTTCTGCGGCAAGCAGCAGATCGACGGTCCCTTTCTCGGCGCTGTTGTTGGCCAAATGCCCGACGACCGCCTCTCCCTCTCCGATACCCCACCCTCGTCGCGTGCTTCCACGATTGCCGCCGGTGCATTCGCTTGCATCGACCCCCAAACCTTGCAGCACAACTTTCTTCTCCGCGACGCCAAGTGACACCGCGGCATCGCGCTCGGCGCGGGTCTGTACGAACACGCGATCGGCTTGCTTCAGGAGCCAACGCAGGTGCGGTTTGGTGTACTGCTTGCGTGTGTGGTCGATTGGGTCGGTCGGGTCACCGAGGTGCAGGAACGGCGTGAGCAGGAACGGCACCCCGCGCCGCCGGGCGAGCTTCAACCCACACGCGATCGGGAACGAGTACGGGAACGCGGTCGCGTGTACTGCGTCGAGCGGACCATCGTAGCGCGCGGCGTCCTGCCACATCGCGAGGGAAATCGGGTTGCACGGTGTGGTGAAACACTGCCACCGGCGCAGCGGGAGCAGCGAGAGGGCTTTGAGGACATACCGCCGACCGCGGAAGTGCAGGGGAGGGTAGCGGAGGAGATTAAGACGACCTAACCCCCCGGCCCCCTTCCCTAAGAAGGAAGGGGGAGCAGAGCCAAACACAGCAGCCTCTGCGCGCTCTTCGGTTTTAAGCCCCTCTCCGTTTAGGGGAGGGGTTGGGGAGGGGGTGTCTTCTCTCCCCCACATCTCGCTCAGTTCAACGGCGGTGCTCGTCCATACGCTCACGCCGTCGCCGCACGCGGCCAGGTACTCGCACAAGCGCGCGGTGTACGCTTCCGAACCGCCGAGGGCCGGAGGGTACCGCTGGACGAATTGCGCGACGTGCATTCCACCTTCCGAGGGGATAGGGGATTCCAGCGCCCGGCGAATCCGGTACGATGGAACTTCGAGGTCCACTCCCACTCGTTTCAGGACTGAACGCGACATGATCCGTATTTCGCAGTTGGCCAGTTCCGTGAAGCCGTCCGCCACAATAGCCGCGGGCACGAAGGCCCGTCAACTGAAGGCGGCCGGCGTGAAGGTATTCGACTTCAGCCTCGGCGAACCGGACTTTGATACGCCCAAACACATCTGCGCCGCGGCCGAACACGCGGCGGCCGGGGGCCAAACGCACTACACCCCCACCGCGGGCACCGCGGAGGTGAAAGCGGCCATCGCGAAGTGGTACAAGACGTTCCACGGCCTCGATTGCGGCCCGGAAAACGTGATCGTGTCGAACGGCGCGAAGCACTCGCTCCACAACGCGCTCGCCGCGACCGTCGGACCGGGCGACGAGGTCATCATCCCGACCCCGTACTGGGTGAGTTATTCCGACCTCGTGAGCATGACCGGCGCCACGCCCGTGCTGGTGACGACGACCCCCGAGAGCGGGTTCAAGATGACCCCAGCGCAGCTCCGCGCCGCGACCACGCCGCGCACGCGGATGCTCATGCTGAACTCGCCGTGCAACCCGACCGGCACGGTCTACTCGCGCGCCGAGCTGGAAGCTATCGTGGACGCGATGGACGGCACGGATGCTGCTATCCTCAGTGACGAGATTTACGAGCAACTCACCTACGGCACCGCGAAGCCCACGTGCATCGCGACGCTCCGACCGTGGTTGAAGGACCGCACCATCACCGTGAGCGGCGCGAGCAAGAGCTACGCGATGACCGGTTGGCGCATGGGTTGGGCGATCGCGCCCGCGGCCGTCGTGAAGGCGATGGACACGATCCAGAGCCAGGAAACGAGCTGCCCGTCGAGCGTGAGTCAGGCCGCACTGGTGGCCGCGCTCAGCGGGCCGCAGGAGTGCGTCGCGGAGATGCGGACGGAGTTCGCCGGGCGCCGGGAACTAACGCTCGGGCTGCTCGGCCAGATTCCGGGCGTGAAGTTGCCCGCACCCGAAGGCGCGTTCTACGCTTTCTTCGACGTGTCCGCGTACTTCGGCAAGACGTTCGGGACCACGCAGGTCACGGACTCGCTCACGTTCTGCAACGCTCTACTGGAGCAGGCGCACGTGAACCTGGTGCCTGGTGCCGCGTTCGGAGCAGAGGGGTTCGTGCGGATGTCGTTCGCGACCAACCGCGCGACGATCGAGGCCGGGATCGCCAAACTGAAGGAATGGCTCGGCACCGGGCGCTAGGCGAACCCCACCTCGCGGCCGGCGGGTGTTCGTACCCGTGTGCCCACACCCACCGGCCCCGCGGCCGGGGTTCGCTCGGAGTGCAGCTATGCCCATCCTCTATCTGACCGAAGCCGACGTCGCGCGCGTTCTCACGATGGACCTCGCGCTCGACGCGGTGTCCGCGGCGTTCCGCAAACTCGCACTCGAAGAAGCCGTCAACAACCCGCGGCAGCGGTGCCAGACCGATCACGTGATGCTGCACGTGCTGCCGGCCGCGGCCAAGACGCTCGGCGCGCTCGGGTTCAAGGCGTACACCACATCAAAAATCGGCGCGAAGTTTCACGTCACCCTGTTCGACCCGAAGCAAGGCGGAATGACCGCGATCGTCGAGGCCGACCTACTCGGCCAGTTCCGCACCGGTGCCGCGAGCGGGGTCGCGACGAAGAAGCTCGCCCGTGCCGATTCCAGCACCGTCGGGCTGTTCGGTACGGGGAAGCAGGCCCGCACGCAACTGCTCGCCGTGTGCAAAGTGCGCCGCATCAAGAAGGCTTACGTTTACGGCCGGGATGCCGAGCGCCGAAAGGAGTTCGCGGCCCAACTCGCGCAGGAAACCGGGGTCGAGGTCGTCCCCGTCGAGAAGCCGGAGGAGGCCGCGAAGGGACTGGACATCGTTATCACCGCGACCGCCGCACGCGAACCCGTGTTATTCGGCGAATGGGTGAGCGAGGGCCAGCACTTGAACATCATTGGCTCGAACATCAACACCAAGACGGAGACCGATGTTGAAGTGTTTCGCCGCACGCGGCTCGTGAGCGTGGACAGCAAGGACCAAGCGAAAATGGAGGCGGGAGACTTCGTGGAACCGCTGAGGTTGGGCGTGCTCCAGTGGGGCAACGTGTTGGAACTCGCGCCTCTACTGGTCGGGCGCTACACGGGCCGCGAATCGCCCCAAGACGTGACGCTGTTCAAGTCGTTGGGGCTGGGCATTGAGGACATCGCGCTGGCCGTAAAGGTCGTCGAACTAGCGAAGCAACAGGGCTTGGGCAAGGAACTGCTTGTGTAACTGGTTTGTGATTTCTTGTAGGGTGGGTTAGGGCTCTACGTAGGGCCTTGACCCACCCTACATCACTCCCCCACAGCCTTTCCATCCAGGCGCTTATCCGCAGCTCCGGTCCGCAGACCCGTCTTGGGGTCGATCCAGATCGAGTGCCCATCGCCTTGTCGCGCTTCGGTGATGGTGTGGCCGAGTGCCTTCAGTTTCGTCACCAGTTCCGGGTGTGACTTCACGCCCTCGAACCGTGCGGCATCCGGGAACCACTGGTGGTGCAGGCGCGGCGCGCTCACGGCTTCATCGATGGGCATTCCGAACTCGGTCACGTTCAGCACGATGCACAGCACCGTGTTGATGATCGTGCGCCCGCCGGGACTACCGGTGATGAGCACCGGTTTGCCGTCCTTCAGCACGATGACCGGCGTCATGGACGAGAGCATCCGCTTGCCCGGGGCGATCTGGTTCGGCTTCGTGCCGATGTCGCCCTTCGTGCTCGTGAACCCCGGGCGCGTGTTGAAGTCGGTCATCTCGTTGTTGAGAATGTAACCCGCGCCGTGAACCACGACGCGGTTGCCGTAACTGTTTTCGAGCGTGTACGTGTTGCTCACCGCCAGCCCGTCTTTGTCGACGACCGAGAAGTGCGTGGTGCTGTCGCTCTGCTTGTCGAGTGGGATTTCCGGCGCGAGTTCCGCACTCGGGGTCGCTTTCTGGAGGTCGATCGTCGCCGCGAGTTTCTTCGCGTAGTCCTTGGTGGTGAGTTCGGCGGGGATCTTGGTGAAGTCCGGGTCGCCGAGGTGCCGCGCGCGGTCCGTGTAGGCGCGCTTCATGGCTTCGATCATGAGGTGCGAGGTTTCGGGTGCCCAGCGCCCCTGCTTCTTGAGGTCGAAGTTTTCGAGGATGTTGAGCATCTCGGCGATGGCCACCCCGCCCGAACTCGGAGGAGGAGGGCCGTACACATCGAACCCGCGGAACGTGGCGTGGATCGGCTTGCGCTCGTTCGCTTTGTAGGCTTCCAGGTCCGCCTTCGTGATGAGCCCGCCTTCGGCCTTCATCTCTTTTTCGAGCAGGTCCGCGAGTTCGCCCGTGTAGAACGCATCCGCGCCCTTCTCCGCGATCACACGCAGCGTGTGGCCGAGGTCTTTCAGCACGAGCTTATCGCCCCCGCGCCACTTCTCGCCGCCCGGCTTGCCGTAGACGCGCTTGAACTCCGCGTTCGTGGTCTTTGCGTCAGCGAGCACCTTGTTCAGTCCGCCCGCGAGGACCGCGTTCACGGTGAAGCCGTTCTCGGCGAGTTCCGCTGCCGGCAGCACGAGCGTTTTCCATTCGAGCTTGCCGTATTTCTTGTGAGCGAGTGCCAGCCCGCGCACCGTACCCGGCACGCCCGCGGCCTTATGGTTCAACCACGTCACCTTGCCGTCCGCGAACAGATCGGGCTTCGCGGCGACCGGGGACGTTTCGCGGTACTCGATGCACGTCGGGTCTTTACCGGCCGGCGCGATCATCATGAACCCGCCGCCGCCGATGTTACCGGCTTCGGGCCATGTCACGGCCATCGCGAACGCGGTCGCGACTGCGGCGTCCACCGCGTTGCCGCCGGCCTTCAGCACTTTCAGCCCCACATCGGCCGCGGGCGGCGATACGCACACCACCACGCCACCTTTTGACGTAACGGTTTCCGCTTTGGGCTGCGCGGTAGCGGTGAGAGGTTGGAGAAGAAGTAGCGCGAGGAGCAGAGCAGCGCGAATCATGGTGAGTTTGGTACCCGCGAGTGGTGGACGTGCAGGAGCACGGCGGGCCGGGGTTTTGCTCCCGGCCCGCTCGAACGAAGATCACCCCGCACGCAACGCGGCCGAACTTTCGACCCCGAGGTTCTGATAGATCTGGCGCGTCGCGTCGGACTTGTTGAGCGTGTAAAAGTGAATCCCGCGCACGTTGTTGTGTAGCAGGTCCGCGCACTGCTCGGTCGCCCAACTGATCCCCACGCGGGCCACCGCGTCGTCGTCCGCACACCGGCCGACCGCGCGAATCAGTTTGGCGGGGAAGTGCGCTCCGGCCGCCAGTTCCGCCATGCGGACCATGCCCGACTTCGACGTGATCGGCATGATCCCTGCGATGATCGGAACCTTGATCCCGGCCAGGTCGCAGCGCTCGCGGAAGTCGTAGAAGTCGCGGTTCTCGAAGAACAGTTGGGTGCAGATGTAGTCCGCGCCCGCGTCCACCTTGCGCTTCAGGTTGTCCATTTCCTGGAGCCGGTTCGGGCACCCGGGGTGCCCCTCCGGGAACCCCGCGACCCCGATCCCGAACCCGCGCCCGTTCGCCCCGGGCCGGGTGCGGAGGAACTTCACCAGTTCTTCTGCGTAGTGGAACGCATCCTTCGCGCGATCGTAGTTCGCGAGATTCTTGGGCGGGTCGCCGCTCAGCGCGAGCACGTTTTCGATCCCGCTGGTCGCGTAGCGGTCGAGGATGGCGGTCATTTCCGGCAGCGAGTGACACACGCAGGTGAGGTGCGACACCGCGGTGAGGTTGGTGTCGCGCTCGATGCGCACCACGAGGTCGTGCGTGCGGTCGCGCGTCGATCCGCCGGCCCCGTAGGTCACCGACACGAACGACGGCTGAAGCGATTGCAGCGCCGCGATCGTGCGGAACAGTTCCTCGCTCGCTTCATCGGTCTTCGGGGGGAAGAACTCGAAGCTGAACGTGGTGCGGTGCTGGGCGAAAATGTCCTGTATGTGCATGGCGTGTGCGCCGGTGTTCGCGTTGGTTTTGGAAGAGTCTTGTACGAGAAGTTTACCCAATTCGGCGGGCGGCGACAGGTGCAGTTACCCACGAGAGCGCCCGCCCGGGACAATCGAAACGCTACTTCAGAGGAAATAGCACCGGGAACTTCGGTACGCTGCCCGCGTTGAGTGTGAGTCGCACGCCGGTTGCCGGTTCGGTGCCCGGGGTGGTTTTCGTAAGGCGCGGTTCGCGCGTGAGGCGGTCGAACTGGAACGTGTTCGTCGGTCCGTTTTCCCAGAGCAGTTTCAGATCGCGCGCGCCGGCCTTGATCGGCAGTTCCGCACGCAAACTATCCCCGGCGCGGTAAGTGAGCTTGGTGGGGCCGTCCGGTAACAGTTGATACACGGTCGTTGTGCCGCGCATCACGCCCTTACCGACCGTAAACTTCGCGACGTCGGTCGCCTGGTTCGCGTGCGTGACGGTCACCGTGAATTGGCCGTTCGGGTCCACGCGGTCGAACGTGAGATCGAGTGGGACGGTTAGCTCGAAACCTTGCAAATCGAGCTCGAACACTTTCTTGTCGAGGTTGTGTAGGAACGCCGCGAGTTCCGCGACCGGGTCCGGAGCGTTCGGGTCCTGGAGGCGCGCCAGGAGGTGCAGCAGTTTGCCCCACTCGCGGAATTTCGGCTCGGTGAGTGATGCCCCGAGTGCCGTCCAGCCTTCTGCGGTGTCCTTCACCGCGAACAACTTGTGAACGTGCTTGGTGCCGGTTTCAAACGATTTCCGCAGGCGCGCGACGAGTTCCCCGCGCGCCGGGTCGGGGAAGTGTTGCGCGTCCCATTCCGGGAAGCCCTCGGTTTGTCGCGTGTAGGTCCGCACGAGCGCGGCCCAGCGCGTTGCCGCGAGCGCCGCGGAGTCCGCACCGTTGGGTTCCGGGAGCACGAGCACTGCTTCCGGGCGGTTCGGGGCAGAGATCAATCCGAGTGCGTCGGCGAGGTCGCGCAAGTGGATAATCTGATCGCGCGTTTGTTCCCAGTACCGGCGCGCCTTGTACGCTTCATCGAATTCATAAGGCACGCGGTACGTGATGGCTTCGCCACGCGGTTGAGTCACGGCGGGCGAGTTCGGAATCGGTGCGTTGAGAGGAAAGGGCGGCTTCTCGGCCGTCGCGAAGAGGGCGTCAATGTCTTTCAACCAGTTCTCGTCAAAGCTCCGTTTCAGCATGAGCACGGTGCCGTCGCGGTCGAAGGTACGGTACTTGTCCACGAACGCCGATTGAGCGGCTTCGAGCGCGGAGCAGTCTGAGAGCCACTTGTCGCGGAGTTGGGCCGCACTCGTTTCGCCCCAGGAGTATTCGGCGGGAAGGGCGAGTTCGGCTCGCAGTGATTCCTTGACTTTTGCAAGCTCGGGTAGGCTGCGTGCGGCGGCCGGGGCAATTGCGCCCGCGAGCTTTGTCCGGTACGCCTGGTAATCCTCGATCTCCTTCAACCGACTCGTCACGAACGCGCGCCGGTCTTCGGACAGGCGCGCGAACGCGCTGTCTCCCGCAAATCGGTTCAGCGCCTTTTTGTTGCGCTCGATGTGTTCGTCCGCGAGGCGGTCCGCGGCGGGGCGCTCCTGGCGCTCGTAGTCGTCGATTTTTGCCGCGAGGTCGGGACCGGTCGTTTCCGGCGGGAACAGCCCGATCGTTCCGAGCGTGAGGAGCAAGAACGTCAGCCCGGTGAGCGCGAGTCGCACCGTCCACCACAAGCGCCGGTCGGACCGGCGCACGCGGTCGTGGTGCGCCTTCGCCCCAGAAAAACAATCGCGGAACAGTTCGGCGACCTGGTACGGCTGGTCCCCCGGGGCGGGGTGCTCGGTGAGCGGCGGCCGACGAATGGCGACCGCGGACACGTCGAGTTCGACGCTGCCGAACGCCAAAAACGGCGACTCGCGCCCGTCTTCCGGGTCCGCGTCCTTCAGGTACTCCTCGAACGCCTTCCACGCATAATCCACGCGGTCTTTCACGCGCGCTTCCCACGTCTTCTGCGTATCGCCGGGCTGCGCGAGCCGGTCGCACTGCGTCAGAACGAGGAAAATCGGGAACCCGCCGACGGCGCGGCTATCGGTCTTCGCCCGCTCGACCGTCGTGAGGAACGCATCGAACTCGGCGAACGCTTCGGCCAGTTCCTCGCGCGTGCTCGATGCGTCCACGAGCAGCACAATGGCGTCGGTCTCCACCACGGCCCGCGCGAGCGGGCTGCCCGGCGCGCGCTGCGTGATCGGGGCCGGGTGGTCCATCAGGGCTTCGGCCGCCTTGCCGTCGCAGTCGTCGAGCACGACCGTGAGCGGTTCCATCAGTGCTTGCTTGCCGACGCGCCACGGGCGCAAGCGGATCGTGAAACTGGAGAGCTCGGTGTTCGCGGACTCGAGCTTTCCGCTGTACGCCGCCTCGCGGATGCGCGGCAAATCGACCGACGAGCTAACCACCTCACCCCGAAGCGTCTCGCCCTGCGTCTCGCCCGCTTGTAGCAGTGCGCCA
The Gemmata palustris DNA segment above includes these coding regions:
- a CDS encoding pyridoxal phosphate-dependent aminotransferase is translated as MIRISQLASSVKPSATIAAGTKARQLKAAGVKVFDFSLGEPDFDTPKHICAAAEHAAAGGQTHYTPTAGTAEVKAAIAKWYKTFHGLDCGPENVIVSNGAKHSLHNALAATVGPGDEVIIPTPYWVSYSDLVSMTGATPVLVTTTPESGFKMTPAQLRAATTPRTRMLMLNSPCNPTGTVYSRAELEAIVDAMDGTDAAILSDEIYEQLTYGTAKPTCIATLRPWLKDRTITVSGASKSYAMTGWRMGWAIAPAAVVKAMDTIQSQETSCPSSVSQAALVAALSGPQECVAEMRTEFAGRRELTLGLLGQIPGVKLPAPEGAFYAFFDVSAYFGKTFGTTQVTDSLTFCNALLEQAHVNLVPGAAFGAEGFVRMSFATNRATIEAGIAKLKEWLGTGR
- the metF gene encoding methylenetetrahydrofolate reductase [NAD(P)H], producing MHIQDIFAQHRTTFSFEFFPPKTDEASEELFRTIAALQSLQPSFVSVTYGAGGSTRDRTHDLVVRIERDTNLTAVSHLTCVCHSLPEMTAILDRYATSGIENVLALSGDPPKNLANYDRAKDAFHYAEELVKFLRTRPGANGRGFGIGVAGFPEGHPGCPNRLQEMDNLKRKVDAGADYICTQLFFENRDFYDFRERCDLAGIKVPIIAGIMPITSKSGMVRMAELAAGAHFPAKLIRAVGRCADDDAVARVGISWATEQCADLLHNNVRGIHFYTLNKSDATRQIYQNLGVESSAALRAG
- the ggt gene encoding gamma-glutamyltransferase → MIRAALLLALLLLQPLTATAQPKAETVTSKGGVVVCVSPPAADVGLKVLKAGGNAVDAAVATAFAMAVTWPEAGNIGGGGFMMIAPAGKDPTCIEYRETSPVAAKPDLFADGKVTWLNHKAAGVPGTVRGLALAHKKYGKLEWKTLVLPAAELAENGFTVNAVLAGGLNKVLADAKTTNAEFKRVYGKPGGEKWRGGDKLVLKDLGHTLRVIAEKGADAFYTGELADLLEKEMKAEGGLITKADLEAYKANERKPIHATFRGFDVYGPPPPSSGGVAIAEMLNILENFDLKKQGRWAPETSHLMIEAMKRAYTDRARHLGDPDFTKIPAELTTKDYAKKLAATIDLQKATPSAELAPEIPLDKQSDSTTHFSVVDKDGLAVSNTYTLENSYGNRVVVHGAGYILNNEMTDFNTRPGFTSTKGDIGTKPNQIAPGKRMLSSMTPVIVLKDGKPVLITGSPGGRTIINTVLCIVLNVTEFGMPIDEAVSAPRLHHQWFPDAARFEGVKSHPELVTKLKALGHTITEARQGDGHSIWIDPKTGLRTGAADKRLDGKAVGE
- a CDS encoding ornithine cyclodeaminase family protein, which produces MPILYLTEADVARVLTMDLALDAVSAAFRKLALEEAVNNPRQRCQTDHVMLHVLPAAAKTLGALGFKAYTTSKIGAKFHVTLFDPKQGGMTAIVEADLLGQFRTGAASGVATKKLARADSSTVGLFGTGKQARTQLLAVCKVRRIKKAYVYGRDAERRKEFAAQLAQETGVEVVPVEKPEEAAKGLDIVITATAAREPVLFGEWVSEGQHLNIIGSNINTKTETDVEVFRRTRLVSVDSKDQAKMEAGDFVEPLRLGVLQWGNVLELAPLLVGRYTGRESPQDVTLFKSLGLGIEDIALAVKVVELAKQQGLGKELLV
- a CDS encoding glycosyltransferase family 4 protein — translated: MHVAQFVQRYPPALGGSEAYTARLCEYLAACGDGVSVWTSTAVELSEMWGREDTPSPTPPLNGEGLKTEERAEAAVFGSAPPSFLGKGAGGLGRLNLLRYPPLHFRGRRYVLKALSLLPLRRWQCFTTPCNPISLAMWQDAARYDGPLDAVHATAFPYSFPIACGLKLARRRGVPFLLTPFLHLGDPTDPIDHTRKQYTKPHLRWLLKQADRVFVQTRAERDAAVSLGVAEKKVVLQGLGVDASECTGGNRGSTRRGWGIGEGEAVVGHLANNSAEKGTVDLLLAAERAWARGHRFHVVLAGPEMPNFRTFWNTFGPKDRVTRLGTLTDEQKRDFFAGIDCFALPSRCDSFGLVLLEAWANEKPNLVYRAGGPAELVRHNIDGLQAACGDVTELAEHLGRLVTDANFRQALGDTGRSRVVREFQWSEKLELVRETIREVMTK